One stretch of Sardina pilchardus chromosome 17, fSarPil1.1, whole genome shotgun sequence DNA includes these proteins:
- the gpm6ba gene encoding glycoprotein M6Ba isoform X3, protein MGCFECCIKCLGGVPYASLVATVLCFSGVALFCGCGHVALTGTLTMLENHFSRVPTDHATLTNVVQILQYIIYGIAPFFLVYGIILLAEGFYTTSAVKDLQNEFKTSVCGRCITGMFVFLTYILGLAWLGIFGFSAVPVFLFYNMWTTCNAMKSPVANITSPDNICVDVRQYGVIPWTATPGKACGSTLNDICNTSDFYLSYHLYIVACAGAGATVIALIHYLMILAANWAYLKDACQTHAYQDIKTKDDQELTDVQSRSKEAINSYS, encoded by the exons GCTGCTTTGAGTGCTGCATCAAGTGTCTGGGAGGTGTGCCCTATGCCTCGCTGGTGGCCACCGTCCTGTGCTTCTCAGGCGTGGCCCTGTTCTGTGGGTGCGGCCATGTGGCGCTGACCGGGACCCTGACCATGCTGGAGAACCACTTTTCACGTGTGCCAACCGACCATGCCACCCTCACCAACGT GGTGCAGATCCTGCAGTACATCATCTACGGCATCGCACCCTTCTTCCTGGTGTACGGCATCATCCTGCTGGCCGAGGGCTTCTACACCACCAGTGCCGTCAAGGACCTGCAGAACGAGTTCAAGACCAGCGTGTGTGGACGCTGCATTACTggcatg tTTGTGTTCCTGACTTACATCCTGGGCCTGGCCTGGTTGGGCATCTTTGGCTTCTCGGCGGTGCCCGTCTTCCTCTTCTACAACATGTGGACCACCTGTAACGCCATGAAGTCACCTGTGGCCAACATCACCTCCCCTGACAACATCTGTGTGGACGTCAGGCAGTATG GTGTGATCCCCTGGACCGCCACGCCTGGAAAAGCCTGTGGCTCGACCCTGAATGACATCTGCAACACTAGTGAT TTCTACCTGTCCTACCACCTGTACATTGTGGCTTGTGCCGGGGCTGGAGCCACTGTGATTGCTCTG atcCACTATCTCATGATCCTGGCGGCCAACTGGGCCTACCTGAAGGACGCCTGCCAGACCCACGCCTACCAAGACATCAAGACCAAGGACGACCAGGAGCTGACGGACGTGCAGTCACGCTCCAAGGAGGCCATCAACTCCTACTCATAA
- the gpm6ba gene encoding glycoprotein M6Ba isoform X2 yields the protein MDGMKPAMENNAEENQDENQESKGCFECCIKCLGGVPYASLVATVLCFSGVALFCGCGHVALTGTLTMLENHFSRVPTDHATLTNVVQILQYIIYGIAPFFLVYGIILLAEGFYTTSAVKDLQNEFKTSVCGRCITGMFVFLTYILGLAWLGIFGFSAVPVFLFYNMWTTCNAMKSPVANITSPDNICVDVRQYGVIPWTATPGKACGSTLNDICNTSDFYLSYHLYIVACAGAGATVIALLTYMMATTYNYAVFKFKGFRHNSTSKF from the exons GCTGCTTTGAGTGCTGCATCAAGTGTCTGGGAGGTGTGCCCTATGCCTCGCTGGTGGCCACCGTCCTGTGCTTCTCAGGCGTGGCCCTGTTCTGTGGGTGCGGCCATGTGGCGCTGACCGGGACCCTGACCATGCTGGAGAACCACTTTTCACGTGTGCCAACCGACCATGCCACCCTCACCAACGT GGTGCAGATCCTGCAGTACATCATCTACGGCATCGCACCCTTCTTCCTGGTGTACGGCATCATCCTGCTGGCCGAGGGCTTCTACACCACCAGTGCCGTCAAGGACCTGCAGAACGAGTTCAAGACCAGCGTGTGTGGACGCTGCATTACTggcatg tTTGTGTTCCTGACTTACATCCTGGGCCTGGCCTGGTTGGGCATCTTTGGCTTCTCGGCGGTGCCCGTCTTCCTCTTCTACAACATGTGGACCACCTGTAACGCCATGAAGTCACCTGTGGCCAACATCACCTCCCCTGACAACATCTGTGTGGACGTCAGGCAGTATG GTGTGATCCCCTGGACCGCCACGCCTGGAAAAGCCTGTGGCTCGACCCTGAATGACATCTGCAACACTAGTGAT TTCTACCTGTCCTACCACCTGTACATTGTGGCTTGTGCCGGGGCTGGAGCCACTGTGATTGCTCTG ctCACCTACATGATGGCCACCACATATAACTATGCTGTTTTCAAGTTTAAAGGCTTTCGCCACAACAGCACCTCTAAGTTTTAA
- the gpm6ba gene encoding glycoprotein M6Ba isoform X1 → MDGMKPAMENNAEENQDENQESKGCFECCIKCLGGVPYASLVATVLCFSGVALFCGCGHVALTGTLTMLENHFSRVPTDHATLTNVVQILQYIIYGIAPFFLVYGIILLAEGFYTTSAVKDLQNEFKTSVCGRCITGMFVFLTYILGLAWLGIFGFSAVPVFLFYNMWTTCNAMKSPVANITSPDNICVDVRQYGVIPWTATPGKACGSTLNDICNTSDFYLSYHLYIVACAGAGATVIALIHYLMILAANWAYLKDACQTHAYQDIKTKDDQELTDVQSRSKEAINSYS, encoded by the exons GCTGCTTTGAGTGCTGCATCAAGTGTCTGGGAGGTGTGCCCTATGCCTCGCTGGTGGCCACCGTCCTGTGCTTCTCAGGCGTGGCCCTGTTCTGTGGGTGCGGCCATGTGGCGCTGACCGGGACCCTGACCATGCTGGAGAACCACTTTTCACGTGTGCCAACCGACCATGCCACCCTCACCAACGT GGTGCAGATCCTGCAGTACATCATCTACGGCATCGCACCCTTCTTCCTGGTGTACGGCATCATCCTGCTGGCCGAGGGCTTCTACACCACCAGTGCCGTCAAGGACCTGCAGAACGAGTTCAAGACCAGCGTGTGTGGACGCTGCATTACTggcatg tTTGTGTTCCTGACTTACATCCTGGGCCTGGCCTGGTTGGGCATCTTTGGCTTCTCGGCGGTGCCCGTCTTCCTCTTCTACAACATGTGGACCACCTGTAACGCCATGAAGTCACCTGTGGCCAACATCACCTCCCCTGACAACATCTGTGTGGACGTCAGGCAGTATG GTGTGATCCCCTGGACCGCCACGCCTGGAAAAGCCTGTGGCTCGACCCTGAATGACATCTGCAACACTAGTGAT TTCTACCTGTCCTACCACCTGTACATTGTGGCTTGTGCCGGGGCTGGAGCCACTGTGATTGCTCTG atcCACTATCTCATGATCCTGGCGGCCAACTGGGCCTACCTGAAGGACGCCTGCCAGACCCACGCCTACCAAGACATCAAGACCAAGGACGACCAGGAGCTGACGGACGTGCAGTCACGCTCCAAGGAGGCCATCAACTCCTACTCATAA
- the LOC134061892 gene encoding ras-related protein Rab-9A-like codes for MTSKSSLLKVILLGDGGVGKSSLMNRYVADKFDTHLFHTIGVEFLNKELEVDGRTVTLQIWDTAGQERFRSLRTPFYRGSDCCLLAFSVDDSQSFLNLANWRKEFAYYADVREPDRFPFVVLGNKVDVPERQVSADEAQRWCRDNGGHPYFETSAKDATNVTAAFEEAVRRVLASEERAEHLLPADTVDLRRKTRSSPLCC; via the coding sequence atgACCTCCAAGTCCTCCCTACTGAAGGTCATCCTGCTGGGGGACGGCGGCGTGGGCAAGTCCTCCCTGATGAACCGCTACGTGGCCGACAAATTCGACACGCACCTCTTCCACACCATCGGCGTGGAGTTCCTCAACAAGGAGCTGGAGGTGGACGGGCGCACGGTCACCTTGCAGATCTGGGACACGGCGGGCCAGGAGCGCTTCCGCAGCCTGAGGACGCCGTTCTACCGCGGCTCCGACTGCTGCCTCCTGGCCTTCAGCGTGGACGACAGCCAGAGCTTCCTGAACCTGGCCAACTGGCGGAAGGAGTTTGCCTACTACGCGGACGTGCGCGAGCCCGACCGCTTCCCGTTCGTCGTCCTGGGCAACAAGGTGGACGTGCCCGAGCGGCAGGTGTCGGCGGACGAGGCCCAGCGCTGGTGCCGCGACAACGGCGGGCACCCGTACTTCGAGACCAGCGCCAAGGACGCCACCAACGTGACGGCGGCCTTCGAGGAGGCCGTGCGGCGCGTGCTGGCGTCCGAGGAGAGGGCAGAGCATCTGCTGCCGGCCGACACGGTGGACCTGCGCAGGAAGACGCGCTCCAGCCCCCTCTGCTGCTGA